The DNA region GCCCGCGATGCGTGTCCAAAGCATAGGTTACGGAGCCGGGACCCGCGATCCCAAGGGCTTTCCCAACGTTTTGCGTTTGAACATCGGCGAATCAGGGCAGAACACGAGCACAGACACTGTGGCTGTTCTCGAAACCGCCATCGACGATCTCAATCCTCAAATCATTGCTCATGTCACTGAACAGGCCCTCCAGCAAGGTGCGCTCGATGTCATGCTTACCCCGGTCCTGATGAAGAAGGGTCGGCCCGGCACGCTTTTAACCATCCTCTGCGACCCCGACAAAGTACCTGCTTTCGAACGTTTCCTCTTGCGTGAGACCAGTACTCTTGGCATCCGCATCCATCAGGAGCAGCGTTCCTGCCTCAGCCGTAGCCATCGGTCCGTCACCACAGCCTATGGAGACATTCGCATCAAGGTAGGCTCACTCGCCGAAGAAGAATTTAACGCAACTCCGGAATTTGAAGACTGCCGCACCGCCGCCGCGACCCATAACGTTCCCGTCAAGCAAGTCATCCAAACTGCTATCGCCGCCTATCACGCCAGTAAATCAAAATGAATAAATCGTCCCTTCTCGAACTCCTCGCTGAAGTCCAACTCGGCAGCGTCTCCCCGGAGCAAGCCTCCGCCCGCCTCGCCACACTTCCCTTTGAAGACCTCGATTACGCCAAGATCGATCACCACCGGTCGCTCCGTAACGGTCTGCCAGAGGTTATTTATGCGGCAGGAAAATCTGCCGAGCACACTGCGGAAATCTTCTCGCGCATGGCCGCAACCGGCATCGACGTCCTCGCCACGCGAGCCGACGAGGCCACGGCAGCGGCAGTCCTCGCCATCACTCCGGCCGCCCGGTATCACCAGCAGGCACGGGCCATCACCCTCCGGCAATCGCCCGCAGCCGAGCCGCTAGGCCACATCGCCATCCTCTGCGCCGGAACCAGCGATCTCTACGCCGCTGAAGAGGCGGCTGTCACCGCCGAACTCTTCGGCACCAAAGTCACCCGGCTCTACGACGTCGGAGTTGCCGGCCTTCACCGCCTGATGGCCCAGCGCGATTCTCTTGTCACGGCCGACGCGGTCATCGTCTGCGCCGGCATGGAGGGTGCCCTCCCCAGCGTTGTGGGCGGCCTGGTCGGTGTCCCTGTGATCGCGGTCCCAACCTCGGTCGGTTACGGAGCCTCTTTCGCCGGGGCAGCAGCCCTTTTAGGCATGCTCAACTCCTGCTCGCCAAATGTTTGTGTCGTCAATATCGACAACGGCTTCGGCGCCGCTTACACCGCCACGCTGATCGCTCGCGCGGCAAGCAGGTAGCTTCCTTAGGCACTGGCTGCATCCAACTTTGCAAGCAACTGGCAAAGCAGGAGAGTGCCCATGGAACGCAGAAGCTTTATCAAAGCAGCGACAGCGGTCGGAGTCACTGCGGCCACAGGCACGGGCCTCGGCCAGTCCGCCTCTGCCGCAAAACCATCCAGTGCCGCCACCAGACCCGAATCGCCTGACATGATCTATCGCGAGCTTGGCAGGACCGGCGAACGGGTCTCCGCCATCGGCCTGGGCGGTTTCCATATCGGCAAACAGCCAGACGCCAAGGAAAGTATTCATCTCATTCGGCAGGCTATCGATCGCGGCATCACCTTCATGGATAACTGCTGGGACTATAACGGTGGCATCAGCGAAGTTCGCATGGGACAGGCACTCCGCGACGGCTATCGCAACAAGGTCTTCCTCATGACCAAGATGGACGGCCGCACCAAAGAGGCCTACAACAAGCAGCTCGAAGAATCTCTCGGACGCCTTCAGACCGATGTTATTGACCTCGTCCAGTTTCACGAGATCATCCGCATGGAAGACCCCGACCGCGTCTTTGCGCCAGGCGGCGCGCTCGAAGCCGCTGTCGCTGCAAAGCAGGCCGGAAAGATCCGCTATATCGGCTTTACAGGGCACAAGGACCCAGCGGTCCATCTGCGCATGTTCGAGACAGCGGAGAAGCACGGCTTCCACTTCGACACCGTCCAGATGCCGGTCAACGTTATGGACGCCCACTTTCGTTCTTTTACGAAGGAGGTTATTCCCGTCGCGCTCAAGCAAGGCACCGGAGTCCTCGCCATGAAGACCTTCGGCGATAACCACATCCTGCGCAGCAAGACGATAGAACCCATCGAAGCCCTTCATTACGGACTTACACAACCGGTCTCTGTCGTCATCACCGGTATCGATTCGCCAACCGTCCTCGATCAGGCCATTCAAGCCGCAAAGACCTTCAAGCCGCTCACCCAAACTCAGATTGCAAGTCTGCTCGATCGCACCCGCGAAGCCGCCAGCGAAGGGAAATTCGAGTTATTCAAAACGACAAGCCAGTTTGACGGTACAGCCGCCAATCCAAAATGGCTTGGCTAGCAAAAAAGCCAGCCGTTATCTTCAAATAACGGCTGGCTTATATATTATGAAGAGTTTTCGAGCTGTTATTGGTTTACGCCGCTGGCGAGGAACCCGCCATCGACCACCAGAATCTCTCCGGTAACAAAGGTAGAGGCGTCGCTCGACAGAAACACCGCAGCGCCAATCAACTCTTCTGTCTTGCCGAAGCGACCCAGGGGCGTCCGCATCAGAAGTTCCTTGCCACGGTCGCTCTCGTCCAGCAACTTCTGGTTCAACGGGGTACGAAACACCCCGGGAGCAATCGCATTGACTGTCACGCCCTGCGAACTCCATTCGACGGCCAGCGACTTGGTCAGCGCACCCACAGCAGCCTTGCTGGTTGCATAGGCAGTAACTTCTTTGAGCGAGACAAAGGTATTGAGCGAAGCAATATTGATGATTCTTCCATAGCCACGTTCCAGCATGTGCTTTCCGAAAATCTGGCATGCACGTAGCGTCCCGGTCACATTCGTATCCATAATGTCGTCCCAGGTCTCTTCGGACACAGTAAGCGTCGGCTCGCGCTTGATTTTGCCGGCACAATTGATCAGAATATCGACCTTGCCAAACGCCTTCAGCGTCTCATCCAGCACCGCTTGGAGAGAAGCACGATCTCCCACATCCGACGTCAACCTAAGTGCCTTGCGGCCCCTGGCCTCAATTGCTTTCGCAGCCTCTTCCACCTGTTCGGCGCGCCGCGATGTTGCCACCACATCAGCACCCGCGTCTGCAAGCCCAATCGCCATCGCCAAGCCAATGCCCGACGTCCCACCAACCACGACGGCCGATTTGCCGCTCAAGTCAAACAACGGGTGTCCCATTCAATCTCCTCGTTTTACAGTTTTCAATCCGGACGCGCGCTCCTGTCTTCCCCGATAGGGAGAAAACAGGAGCGCGCACTAATTTATAGATCCTGGCGAACGAACCGCTTCACCAAGGCAATGAACTAACGCTGAATTCGTGCCGATCCGCCGCTGGCAAACGCCTTGACCTGATCAAGGGTCGCCATCGTGGTATCACCGGGGAAGGTCGTCATCAACGCTCCATGAGCCCATCCCAGCTTGATCGCCTCTTCCGGCTCCGCTCCGCTGAGCAGACCATAGATAAAGCCTGCGGCAAAACCGTCTCCGCCACCGACACGATCGAGCACCTTCAGCTCTGCGGTCGGAGCGTTCACCGTCTTGCCATTGACCCAGGCTACGGCGCTCCAGCTATGGTGGTTCGTGTTGTGAACCTCGCGCAACGTGGTCGCAACGATCTTGATGTTGGGATAGCGCTTCACCACCTGATCGATCATCGACAGGAAGACGCTCGGATCGAGCTTGGAGCTGGCACCAACCTCCGGCCCTTCAAAACCCAGTCCCTTCTGCAGGTCCTCTTCATTGCCGACCAACACATCAACGTTCTCGACGATCTTGCCAAGCACTTCATGGGCACGCTTGATTCCGCCGACGGTCTTCCAAAGCTTCTCGCGGTAGTTCAGGTCGAACGAGCAGATAACGCCAGCGGCGCGGGCTGCCTTCAAAGCTTCAATCAGCAACTCAGCAGTCGTCTCCGAGAGAGCGGAGAAAATGCCGCCGCTATGGAACCAGCGAACACCCTGGGCAAAGATCGCCTTCCAGTCAAAGTCGCCCGGCTTGAGCAGCGCAGCCGCTTCATTGCTACGGTTGTAGAAGACCACTGGGGCGCGGACACCAAAGCCCTGGTCGCTGTACACGGTCGCGATATTCGGGCCGCGTGTGCCATCATGCTCGAAGCGCTTATAGAAAGGCTTGACGCCCATCGCCCGTACGCGCTCATTGACGAGATCGCCGATCGGATAGGACACCATTGCCGTCGCTATGCCGGTGTTCAGGCCGAAGCAGTCCGACAGGTTCGCCGCAACGTTGAACTCGCCGCCGCTTACGTGAATCGCAACCTCGGTTGCTTTGCGAAATGGGATGATGCCCGGGTCGAGACGGGTGACCATTGCCCCGAGCGACAGGAGATCCAGTGTGCCTTTTTCAGGAATGTTGAAGCCAAGATTCATTGCGCCATTCTCCTCAATTTTCAATACCCATCAGGGCATGATTCTATTCATCATATCTGTCTGAAGATCAACTCCAGATGAGCCGACAAGATTGCCCTAAAAAACTATAGAGCTATTTGCCGAGAAATACCGGACGGATGTGCCGCTCGAACAAATTCGTTGTCACATTTTTTGCGACAACCTCTTCATTCGCCTCAAGCGCTCTCAGATACCGATCGCCCAATTTTGCCGCGACCTTGAAGCCGACATGCAGCAATTGCCGGAAACTCGGGTTATATTCCTTGTTGCCCTGCTCGTGGCGAAGGGCCGAGGTGTACTGTTCACTGGTCCACCCATTTACCTCTTCTGGCTTCGGCAGTTTCGCAGGATCGATGTCGATCACCGTCGCGTAGGGCGCGCAAAGCTCCTTGCTATGCGCATAGGCCTCCGCATAGACTTCTTTGGCGATCTCAAGCCCAGTTCCACCAGCCTCCGCCAATCCAATCAGCTCTTCCAGCCACGTAGTCCCTGCGGTCTTCATATGAACGCCGGCGTCAAACTTCTTTACCGCGTCATGAACCGCGTTATAAATCGAGAACTTATCCGAGCCTGAGTGAATGCTCAGCTTCAGGTTATCCGGCAGCCCATAGGTCTTGACCGCGAAAGCGATGGTTGCCAGATCTTCGTTGAATTCCTTCGTGAACTGCGCGACATCGCCCACATAATCGACGCCCTTATTGAACCGTCCCGTAAACTTCGGCGCAATCGTCTGGATCGGAATCTTCTCGTCGGCGATCGCCGCCAGAATAATCAGCAACTCCACTGGCGTTTGCGGAGAGTCCGTCTCGTCCATCGAGACCTCAGGAACAAACTTTCCAGCTCCCTTCTTTTCCACCAGAAAGCGATAGATGCGTCCGGCATCCTGTACTGCTGCAAGAAATTTATTCGCAACGTCAGTCACAAACGCGGCGTCGGTCTTGAACGGCTCATCGATATGCGGAATCGTCACCGTGCCCACTAGCTCCGGATGCCGCTTGACGAAGGCTTCCACGTCCTTGGGATCGGCTGGTTGTCCAATCAGATCCGCAACGTCCAGGGTAAAGAAATCGCACGGCTCCAAAAACCTTCCTACGGTCTTGAGATTGATATGGTCCGCATCCAGAAAGTACGGCTTCATCCATCCCAGTTCTTTTACCGCCAAGTCAGCCGCAACACGCGTCTGACTCGGCTCCGATCCAATAATCATGTGCTCCCGGTTCGACTTGTTCCACACCGGAATGACCTCAACACCTGCATCGGCAGCCATAACACATGCCGCAAGCTGCGCCTTTGCCTGATGCGCAAACCGGTCACCCACTCCCAATGAAAACTTCGGAAGCCTCAATTCCTCGCTCATGATGAAAAACCCTTCTCAAATCTCAGATCTAATTGGTCTAACCAATTTCCGCCTGCTCCAGCATACCGATTAATCCGGCTTCGCTGCAAATTCTTTATTTTTTGAATCGGCCTTCATAGGCCCAGAGGCCGAGGCCCGGGTTGGAGATGTAAAAGATCTCTTCGCCGTCGACTGTGTTCCAGCCGTCCTGAAGCGTCTCTGGCGTGTACTTTGCCATGGCTTCAGCGAGGTCGCCGTACTCGAAGTGGACACTCTCTATCTCCTGGCGGGTGAGGTGTCCCGGGCAGTAGCGAATCGTGAAACGGCCTTCACTGGAGCCGTGAATCAAGTGCGCAGCTGCACTTAGATTGCCAGCCAGCGCTGGATCTTCCTTTACCGCCTCCAGGGTTCGTGGCGTGCCGCAGTAGCCGTACTTGCGGATGAGGACATCGATTGCGGCATCTTCGCCAAACTCATGCACTCCGGGCGCAAGGACGATCAGCTCGGCGTTGTCTGCAAGCGCCATGCGGGTGCGATAGACGCTCTTGTTTCCCAGCCAGGTGCTGCGAAATTCGTGAGGATCGAGGAAGACCACGGCCTTCTTAATCTCGCGGTCCATCATCTTGAAGTTGACTTGAAGGCTAAGCTCAGCGGCTCGCTCAAAGCACTCGACATCGTCGCCTACATACATGCCGCGAATGACCAATTGGCCTGCGTCGTTCTTCCCTATCACCGTCTGTACGTACACAATGGGCATATCTTTCGCGAAGTGGTCGCTGGCATAGTTCAGCACCCGGCGCACGGGAGTGTCTGCCCGGCCCATCATGCGCTCCATGCCATAAACAGCGCCGAGGAAGTGGCTGCGATGGATGCCCATTGAACCGCCCGTTCCGACGAAGATATTCTTGTTGTAGTTGGCCATGCCCACTACTTCGTGCGGCACCACCTGGCCAATCGACAGAATCAAGTCATGGCCGCCATCGCGAAGCAACTTATTCACCTGCGCAGGCCAGGTGTAGTCGAGCTTGCCCTCGCTCACCTCGTACATAAACTCGCTGGGAACTTCGCCAAGGGTCACGATGTCGTTGCGCCAGTCATGCACACGGAATAACTCTCTTGGAGTGGCGCCAAACATGGTCGCGATCTCCTCGTCGCTCATCGCTTTATGCGTTCCCAGTGCGGGCAGCACATCTGTCAGGCTGTCGCCGTAGTATTGCCACGCCAGCTCCGTCAGAACGCCGCTCTGCGAGTGCATCCGGGTAAAGTCCGGCGGAACCGCCAGCACTTTTTTTCGTTTTCCCAGCTTATCCAGCGCGCTAAAAAGGTTTGATCGCACATCACTCGGCGACATCTCCGTCGTCGCACTTCCGGCAGCAAAAAAGAGGCTCATAGACACTCATCTTACCCTGTAGCGGCAAGTGTTATACAGTCCGATCAAGGAGCTATCAAAGGAGCTATCCATGACTGAACAAGACATCCAGATATCCATGCCGAGCGGTGCTACGGATGCCGTTTTATTCTCCCCCAACGCCTCCACCCCGCTTCCAGGCGTTCTTTATCTCCCTGATATCGGCAGCATTCGCGAGGCAAACCGCACCATGGCGCGAAGGCTTTCCGAGCAAGGTTATGTCGCGCTTCTGGTCAATCCCTTCTATCGCACAAGCCGTCCGCCGGTGTTTAATTTTCCCAGGGTAGCCGGTGAGGCGCGGACCATTCAGCGCATGGGAGAGCTTATAGCCCCGCTGACACCCGGCGCACAGGAAGAGGATGCCGCCGCCTATGTCGATTTCCTCACGGCACAACCTGCCGTCCGACCCGGCCCAATCGGCGTTGTGGGTTACTGCTTCAGCGGAGCGCTTGCCCTGCGCGCGGCCGCTGTCCGGCCATCACAGGTGGCCTCGGCAGCTTCTTTTCACGGGGGCGGCCTCTACAAAGCTGACACTCCCGCCAGCCCCCACCTGGTTCTCCCGCGTGTGACTGCGCAGCTCTACTTTGGCCACGCCGCCAACGACAAGAGCATGGATGAGGAGGCCATCAAGCACTTCGAGCAGGCGCTAGCGAAGTGGGGTGGCCGCTATGAGAGCGAGACTTATAAAGAGGCGCACCATGGCTGGACTGTTCCTGATAACCCAGCCTTCAATCCGAAAGAGGCTGATCGCGCTTTTCAAAAGCTGACGAAATTGCTGGGAGAGACGCTTCGCTAGAGGTGAGGGCCAGCAGATTCGCTGGCCCTCTTTTCAACCCGTCGATGTTTCGCAGGTGGCTTACAACTTGTAGGCCTTCCTTGCCAGATTTACCGTCAGATCCTTGGCGACTTCAAATGCTTCGTCTTCGTCCAGACTGCCCTCCGCCACTAGTCTGCCGAGAAAGGCGCAGTCGATCCGGCGAGCTACGTCGTGACGGGCCGGGATCGACAGAAAGGCACGCGTATCGTCGTTGAAGCCTACCGTGTTGTAGAATCCTGCGGTCTCGGTAGCCTGCTCACGGAAGCGCATCATGCCTTCGGGAGAGTCCTGGAACCACCAAGGCGGGCCCAGCCGCAGCGCGGGGTAGTGTCCGGCCAGCGGAGCCAGCTCCCGCGAGTAGGAGGTCTCGTCGAGGGTGAACAAAATCAGGGTAAGGCGCGAGTCGTTTCCGTATTTGGTCAACAGCGGACGCAGGGCGCGGACATATTCGGTGGGCGAAGGCATGTCGGCGCCCTTATCGCGGCCGAACTTCTCGTAGACCAGCTTGTTGTGATTGCGTACTGAGCCGGGATGAAGCTGCATGGTCAGCCCGTCTTCGACGCTCATTCCTGCCATCTCGGTCAGCATCTGCGCCTGAAAGATCTGCTGCTCCTGCGGCACGGAGTGGCCGGAAAGGATGCGCTGATAGAGCGACTCCGCCGTGGCGGTATCGAGGTCGGCTGTCTGCGCTGTCAGATGCCCATGATCTGTAGCCGTGGCTCCCATCGACTTGAAGAAGGCACGGCGGTTGCGCAGCGCGTTGAGATAACCCTTCCATGTCCCGATATCTTCACCAGTGATCTGGCCCAGCTTCTCTATATTTTGAACGAAACCTGCGTACTCCGCATCGATGACTGAATCGGGGCGGAAGGTGGGCAGGACTCTTCCTTTCCATCCGGAT from Edaphobacter paludis includes:
- the larB gene encoding nickel pincer cofactor biosynthesis protein LarB, coding for MNKSSLLELLAEVQLGSVSPEQASARLATLPFEDLDYAKIDHHRSLRNGLPEVIYAAGKSAEHTAEIFSRMAATGIDVLATRADEATAAAVLAITPAARYHQQARAITLRQSPAAEPLGHIAILCAGTSDLYAAEEAAVTAELFGTKVTRLYDVGVAGLHRLMAQRDSLVTADAVIVCAGMEGALPSVVGGLVGVPVIAVPTSVGYGASFAGAAALLGMLNSCSPNVCVVNIDNGFGAAYTATLIARAASR
- a CDS encoding aldo/keto reductase, whose amino-acid sequence is MERRSFIKAATAVGVTAATGTGLGQSASAAKPSSAATRPESPDMIYRELGRTGERVSAIGLGGFHIGKQPDAKESIHLIRQAIDRGITFMDNCWDYNGGISEVRMGQALRDGYRNKVFLMTKMDGRTKEAYNKQLEESLGRLQTDVIDLVQFHEIIRMEDPDRVFAPGGALEAAVAAKQAGKIRYIGFTGHKDPAVHLRMFETAEKHGFHFDTVQMPVNVMDAHFRSFTKEVIPVALKQGTGVLAMKTFGDNHILRSKTIEPIEALHYGLTQPVSVVITGIDSPTVLDQAIQAAKTFKPLTQTQIASLLDRTREAASEGKFELFKTTSQFDGTAANPKWLG
- a CDS encoding glucose 1-dehydrogenase; this translates as MGHPLFDLSGKSAVVVGGTSGIGLAMAIGLADAGADVVATSRRAEQVEEAAKAIEARGRKALRLTSDVGDRASLQAVLDETLKAFGKVDILINCAGKIKREPTLTVSEETWDDIMDTNVTGTLRACQIFGKHMLERGYGRIINIASLNTFVSLKEVTAYATSKAAVGALTKSLAVEWSSQGVTVNAIAPGVFRTPLNQKLLDESDRGKELLMRTPLGRFGKTEELIGAAVFLSSDASTFVTGEILVVDGGFLASGVNQ
- a CDS encoding sugar kinase; the encoded protein is MNLGFNIPEKGTLDLLSLGAMVTRLDPGIIPFRKATEVAIHVSGGEFNVAANLSDCFGLNTGIATAMVSYPIGDLVNERVRAMGVKPFYKRFEHDGTRGPNIATVYSDQGFGVRAPVVFYNRSNEAAALLKPGDFDWKAIFAQGVRWFHSGGIFSALSETTAELLIEALKAARAAGVICSFDLNYREKLWKTVGGIKRAHEVLGKIVENVDVLVGNEEDLQKGLGFEGPEVGASSKLDPSVFLSMIDQVVKRYPNIKIVATTLREVHNTNHHSWSAVAWVNGKTVNAPTAELKVLDRVGGGDGFAAGFIYGLLSGAEPEEAIKLGWAHGALMTTFPGDTTMATLDQVKAFASGGSARIQR
- a CDS encoding tagaturonate epimerase family protein; translation: MSEELRLPKFSLGVGDRFAHQAKAQLAACVMAADAGVEVIPVWNKSNREHMIIGSEPSQTRVAADLAVKELGWMKPYFLDADHINLKTVGRFLEPCDFFTLDVADLIGQPADPKDVEAFVKRHPELVGTVTIPHIDEPFKTDAAFVTDVANKFLAAVQDAGRIYRFLVEKKGAGKFVPEVSMDETDSPQTPVELLIILAAIADEKIPIQTIAPKFTGRFNKGVDYVGDVAQFTKEFNEDLATIAFAVKTYGLPDNLKLSIHSGSDKFSIYNAVHDAVKKFDAGVHMKTAGTTWLEELIGLAEAGGTGLEIAKEVYAEAYAHSKELCAPYATVIDIDPAKLPKPEEVNGWTSEQYTSALRHEQGNKEYNPSFRQLLHVGFKVAAKLGDRYLRALEANEEVVAKNVTTNLFERHIRPVFLGK
- a CDS encoding lactate racemase domain-containing protein, producing the protein MSLFFAAGSATTEMSPSDVRSNLFSALDKLGKRKKVLAVPPDFTRMHSQSGVLTELAWQYYGDSLTDVLPALGTHKAMSDEEIATMFGATPRELFRVHDWRNDIVTLGEVPSEFMYEVSEGKLDYTWPAQVNKLLRDGGHDLILSIGQVVPHEVVGMANYNKNIFVGTGGSMGIHRSHFLGAVYGMERMMGRADTPVRRVLNYASDHFAKDMPIVYVQTVIGKNDAGQLVIRGMYVGDDVECFERAAELSLQVNFKMMDREIKKAVVFLDPHEFRSTWLGNKSVYRTRMALADNAELIVLAPGVHEFGEDAAIDVLIRKYGYCGTPRTLEAVKEDPALAGNLSAAAHLIHGSSEGRFTIRYCPGHLTRQEIESVHFEYGDLAEAMAKYTPETLQDGWNTVDGEEIFYISNPGLGLWAYEGRFKK
- a CDS encoding dienelactone hydrolase family protein, with product MTEQDIQISMPSGATDAVLFSPNASTPLPGVLYLPDIGSIREANRTMARRLSEQGYVALLVNPFYRTSRPPVFNFPRVAGEARTIQRMGELIAPLTPGAQEEDAAAYVDFLTAQPAVRPGPIGVVGYCFSGALALRAAAVRPSQVASAASFHGGGLYKADTPASPHLVLPRVTAQLYFGHAANDKSMDEEAIKHFEQALAKWGGRYESETYKEAHHGWTVPDNPAFNPKEADRAFQKLTKLLGETLR
- the uxaC gene encoding glucuronate isomerase; the protein is MLDENRLFPSDSAARSVAAKLYETVRDLPIISPHGHCDPRWFAEDKAFPNPAALFITPDHYVFRMLYSQGVSLESLGIPQLDGGESADPREVWRIFARHYYLFRGTPTRLWLDYAFEKQFGLKDRLSPQNADSYYDLIAKALETPEFRPRALYEKFNIEVLSTTDTPLDTLEFHKAIKESGWKGRVLPTFRPDSVIDAEYAGFVQNIEKLGQITGEDIGTWKGYLNALRNRRAFFKSMGATATDHGHLTAQTADLDTATAESLYQRILSGHSVPQEQQIFQAQMLTEMAGMSVEDGLTMQLHPGSVRNHNKLVYEKFGRDKGADMPSPTEYVRALRPLLTKYGNDSRLTLILFTLDETSYSRELAPLAGHYPALRLGPPWWFQDSPEGMMRFREQATETAGFYNTVGFNDDTRAFLSIPARHDVARRIDCAFLGRLVAEGSLDEDEAFEVAKDLTVNLARKAYKL